The Nocardioides sp. S-1144 genome includes a region encoding these proteins:
- a CDS encoding 1-acyl-sn-glycerol-3-phosphate acyltransferase, which translates to MRHGFRRLVLAPAVVVLAVLTWVTLPVWLLVAAALSPVLPGRWRALRLLWLLVLYLTTEALVLVVLLGWWLASGLGRRVRTPYWEGVHYDLVQGVMWVFFREARRVLKLSITTDGPAPDAHPGVPILVACRHAGPGDSFTLIHALMHWYQREPRVVLKDTLAWDPAIDVLLNRIPARFIAPNPGPDADLASLVHALASGLDENDAFVIFPEGGNFTEERRDRAIARLRRLGLERMAQRAEQMTTVLAPRPGGLIAALDAAPDADVVLVAHTGLDHLLTVGDLWRALPMDKQIVMRWWQVPREEIPQDREARIEWLFDWWERIDDWIKQNRPEDRGPRGG; encoded by the coding sequence GGCGCTGTCGCCGGTGTTGCCCGGGCGGTGGCGGGCGCTGCGCCTGCTGTGGCTCCTCGTGCTCTACCTGACCACCGAGGCGCTCGTGCTCGTCGTCCTGCTCGGGTGGTGGCTGGCCTCCGGCCTCGGACGACGGGTGCGGACGCCGTACTGGGAGGGGGTGCACTACGACCTCGTGCAGGGCGTGATGTGGGTGTTCTTCCGCGAGGCGCGCCGCGTGCTCAAGCTGTCGATCACGACCGACGGGCCGGCGCCCGACGCCCACCCCGGCGTCCCGATCCTCGTCGCGTGCCGGCACGCCGGCCCGGGCGACTCCTTCACGCTCATCCACGCCCTGATGCACTGGTACCAGCGCGAGCCGCGCGTCGTCCTCAAGGACACCCTGGCGTGGGACCCGGCGATCGACGTCCTGCTCAACCGGATCCCGGCCCGGTTCATCGCCCCGAACCCCGGCCCGGACGCCGACCTGGCGAGCCTCGTCCACGCCCTGGCCAGCGGCCTCGACGAGAACGACGCCTTCGTGATCTTCCCCGAGGGCGGCAACTTCACCGAGGAGCGCCGTGACCGGGCGATCGCCCGGCTCCGCCGGCTCGGGCTCGAGCGGATGGCGCAGCGGGCCGAGCAGATGACCACCGTGCTGGCGCCGCGCCCCGGTGGGCTGATCGCGGCCCTCGACGCCGCACCCGACGCCGACGTCGTCCTGGTCGCCCACACCGGGCTCGACCACCTGCTCACCGTCGGCGACCTCTGGCGGGCGCTGCCGATGGACAAGCAGATCGTGATGCGGTGGTGGCAGGTGCCGCGCGAGGAGATCCCGCAGGACCGCGAGGCCCGCATCGAGTGGCTCTTCGACTGGTGGGAGCGCATCGACGACTGGATCAAGCAGAACCGCCCCGAGGACCGGGGTCCTCGGGGCGGCTGA
- a CDS encoding DLW-39 family protein → MGLRKKKSLVDQARTQASDYVDALKPHVESALEQAKDFVQDTAIPAISDARDKAGPALADARDKAAPVLADARAKAAPIVAGGAALAVEKASEVREKAAPLVATGASVAAARATQARELADSQVARIKGEEPKKKGKLKKFVLVALIAGGIAFVAKKLQGGKDDNWQSSYKPTPAPAPKPAAKPAAAPVTPATTTIDDPAGAAPDEAIADAVEAPHPVTTPDEPAEVVDIDPDAKPNTPD, encoded by the coding sequence ATGGGACTCCGCAAGAAGAAGTCACTCGTCGACCAGGCCCGCACGCAGGCCAGCGACTACGTCGACGCCCTCAAGCCGCACGTCGAGTCGGCTCTCGAGCAGGCCAAGGACTTCGTCCAGGACACCGCGATCCCCGCGATCTCCGACGCCCGCGACAAGGCTGGCCCCGCGCTGGCCGATGCGCGGGACAAGGCCGCACCGGTCCTGGCCGACGCCCGGGCGAAGGCCGCGCCGATCGTCGCCGGCGGCGCCGCGCTCGCGGTCGAGAAGGCCTCCGAGGTTCGTGAGAAGGCGGCTCCGCTCGTCGCGACCGGCGCCTCGGTCGCCGCCGCCCGGGCCACCCAGGCCCGCGAGCTCGCCGACTCCCAGGTCGCCCGGATCAAGGGCGAGGAGCCGAAGAAGAAGGGCAAGCTGAAGAAGTTCGTCCTCGTCGCGCTGATCGCCGGCGGCATCGCCTTCGTCGCCAAGAAGCTGCAGGGCGGCAAGGACGACAACTGGCAGTCCTCCTACAAGCCGACGCCGGCCCCCGCGCCCAAGCCCGCCGCCAAGCCGGCCGCCGCTCCGGTCACGCCCGCGACGACCACGATCGACGACCCGGCGGGCGCCGCGCCCGACGAGGCGATCGCCGACGCCGTCGAGGCACCGCACCCGGTGACGACGCCCGACGAGCCGGCCGAGGTCGTCGACATCGACCCCGACGCCAAGCCGAACACGCCCGACTGA